GAGTATCGAATAGAGAGTGCGGTTATCGAAGGGATTATTGATCAGGCGGAGGGCCAGGGCGCACACCCGGACCGGTTCGCTTTTCCAGAAGTCCAGCTTCGAGCCGATCCTGACGAAAGGAACATCCTCATCGTACCGGCTATCCTTTAACCACTGTGCAAAGTTTTTAAGCTGGCCGTTCTTCCTTGCCATTACAGCTATATCCGCATATCTGTAGTCGTGGTGGTCTACAAGCTCCTTGATCGTTTCAACGATATAGATTCCTTCATGGAGCAGGTCGGCAAACGCCCCGGTGTGGACATGGACCTTTCGGGGACTCTTCCGGGTGGGGATAAGGGGCTCACCGTAAAGAGCAGACGAGACAATATTGTTGGCGAAGTAGACTATCCCCGGCAGGCTCCGGTAGTTCTTCACCAGGTCGAACCGGGTAGCAATATCGGCATACTTCATCAACAGGTCCGGACGTGCCCCGCGCCATCCATAGATCGATTGCCGGTAATCTCCGACAACAAAGAGCTTATCTGGACTCAGTATTTGCAGGAAATCCCACTGAACAATATCCGTATCCTGGTATTCATCGACAAACACCAGCCGCCAGAGCCGGCGATAATGTAGGATCACTTCGGGAAATTCGATCATCAATTTAAGGGCGGTATCCAGCAGCCCTTGATAGTCCAGGGCGTTATACCTGCGAAGGATATTTTTGTACTGGTGAAGAATGTGCAGAACTTCTAATCGCTTGGGATGGGCCGGGGTTTTCCTCTCGGCCTCATGCTGCATAACTTCCAGAACAAGGCCAACGGACACCTTCTCCCCGAAATCTTTTATTATCGATTCTATAACGTCCCGTTGGTCCACCTGGTCGTAGATGGAGAGGTTTGGCTTGTAACCGAGCCGGTCCCCCCAATCCTTGACGACCTGCAGGGCGATCGCGTGAAACGTCCCGATCCGCATCTTGCCAGCTTTGGCCGGAGTAAGCATCTTGCCGAGGCGATCTCGCATTTCCCCCGCGGCCTTTCGGGTAAACGTCAGGGCAAGCATGGTGTTCGGGGATTCGCCGCTCTCTACAAGCCGCTGTATCCGGTTTGTCAGAACGTGCGTCTTCCCGGTCCCGGCGCCGGCCACGGTTAGAATCCTGTCAGAATCGGAATTAACAGCCGCTAACTGTTCCTTATTAAGGTTCATCGCTTCGTCCTTCTGGCCCGGCGGCGGAGGGTTCTACGCCACTTCATTTCACGCCGGCGGCGCTCTTCCAGGCTAATTCTCGGTCCGTTGTTACAGTAGATCATGCAGGTTGGCAATGGATTGAATCTCCTTGAATTAACGAGGGAGCGGGGCGGACTGGCAGTCCTGTCTGCCGCCCGGAGAGATTGGGCTGCCCGCCCCGCTCTACCTCTATTTCAAAAGTTCGCGGTTCTTTGCTACTCGCGCCTGGTATTCTGGAAAACGTGCCTCCGGGCGGAGGTAATTATCCAACGCTCCCTTGAGCTGGCAGAGTAGATTGGTAGTTTTTCCCAGGGCGTCCAAAAGGCTTTCCTCACTCGGTACGACCTTCTGCCCGTCCAGCAGGGCGGCTCCTTTCGCGGCTAACCGGACCTCGTTTATGATTGTTGCAAGCTCCTTCGCAGTTTTCATCGGGGCCTCGAATGCGTCAAGGGCCATGCCCTCTATCTCCCGCAACAGGGCACGGAGTAGGTCGCGCTCGGATTTGACCTCTTCTATTCGATCGAGAATGGCCGAATCTACGAGATTGTAACCTTGCTCAAACTTCTTTTTCCACTCATCCCGCTCCTTCTCAGCGGCCTCCACCCGGCTTTTCATGGCCCCGTAATTCCGATCAGAAAACTTCAGCCCTGAAAGTTCCTCGATTCTTGCCTCAAGCTTCACGATGCGACAGTGAGGACAGAACCACTTCTCCTGTGTTTCTTCCTTTGCCGTGGGATCGCCCATACTTGGAAACACTTCACAAAACAGGGGCGTATCGTGTACCTCGCACAGTTGTTCAGCCATAACCCACCTCAGTCCAGTTTGGCACAGTGATCCGCTATTAACTCTCCCAGAAAAGAAACACTTACGCCCCACTTCTCTGCGAGTTCTCTGAATGTCAGCCCCGTTGAAAACCCAGTGCTTGATCTGCACGTCATGCGCGGATTGACCGGCTGTGAGTGAAGTTCAAAGCAAATGATTTCTCCAAAACTCCCGCCGCCCCCCGTCGGGTGCTGGGCATACCTGTCCTCAATATCACGTCTAAATTTCTCGACTTTACTCATTTTCCCCCGCCAGCAGTTTATCGAACTGCTCCTGCGTGAGCTTCCCATCGCGTACCGGCTTCGGCACTTCGCCGCTCTTCCCGTCCAGCAGGGCGGCCGGGTATCCCACCAATGCCACTTTATAGACTGTCCCATCGGGCTTATTCTTGATTGGCAAACCCAAGCGCCGAAGCGTTGTGGTCACATTTACACCCATTGCCTCCGGGCAATCTGTTGCTATGGTTCCAAGCTTATTATACAATATCAGTTTCGTCTTTTCTTTCAATCTGCTTTTCACGCCCGCTTGCCAATACAAAACACAGCGGCATTGCCTGTCTGACCATTTCGGATGTTTCTCTTTCATCCTTTTGGCATGTGCACCTAAGTCAAATTTCTCAACAACAAACCAGCACGGCCTTTCCAGATCAAACACCCGATCTATGGTCGCAACGGCCGGTGG
This genomic stretch from Candidatus Glassbacteria bacterium harbors:
- a CDS encoding ATP-dependent helicase, yielding MNLNKEQLAAVNSDSDRILTVAGAGTGKTHVLTNRIQRLVESGESPNTMLALTFTRKAAGEMRDRLGKMLTPAKAGKMRIGTFHAIALQVVKDWGDRLGYKPNLSIYDQVDQRDVIESIIKDFGEKVSVGLVLEVMQHEAERKTPAHPKRLEVLHILHQYKNILRRYNALDYQGLLDTALKLMIEFPEVILHYRRLWRLVFVDEYQDTDIVQWDFLQILSPDKLFVVGDYRQSIYGWRGARPDLLMKYADIATRFDLVKNYRSLPGIVYFANNIVSSALYGEPLIPTRKSPRKVHVHTGAFADLLHEGIYIVETIKELVDHHDYRYADIAVMARKNGQLKNFAQWLKDSRYDEDVPFVRIGSKLDFWKSEPVRVCALALRLINNPFDNRTLYSILRTLNIEVPDLKRLEWMANKAGQPMFTFLPEDNPVRRGCAYACNSKVGDYPASVVFKIFTRHCDIKGHYSESKRTTKAGLVAKFAEILDYSLIPWTLQSFLEWHAFREIEDELSEEETGDTVRLMTVHAAKGLEFPVVIVMGCTDEDFPAMKGDEQEERRLFYVAATRPREGLYVTCPLMNEWGGLNRPSRFMTTSKKGPKRNV